ACAAGTCTGTCTATCGTCAACGGAATCAGGTGGAGCGCTGTTTCAATCGCTTGAAGCAAAACCGTCGCATTGCAACGCGCTATGAGAAAAAAGCTGAAAACTACCTTGCCATGATGACTCTAGCCTCTATCATGATGTGCCTGTAGTTTTAAAACACGCCCTAGTTTAAAAGGTACCCTTTCGGGTGCTGCCAAAGCTCTTCTTACTTTTTAGATTTGAGACACAAGGCATAGAAAGCAGTTCCGCCTTGACTAAGCCTTAAACACTGCTGTCTACATAGTCCCTGAGTCTTGATCTACAAAGGAGCAACACTGTGCCTACTGTTATTGGTGCGATAAGAGATAAGTGGATGTCTATAGGAGGGAACAGCTCTTTCCTAGGTGCACCACAGACCGACGAACTAGGATGTCCTGATGGAGTGGGTCGCTTCAACCACTTCCAAGGCGGCTCAATCTACTGGACTCCTGCGACTGGAGCCCAACTAATCTATGGAGACATTCGTGAAAAATGGGCTTCGATGGGCTGGGAAACCTCCCTCTTAGGCTACCCCGTGACTGATGAGCTAGGGTGCCCTGATGGAGTGGGTCGCTTCAACCACTTCCAAGGTGGGTCAATCTATTGGACTCCAAATACTGGAGCCCAACTAATCTATGGTTCCATTCGAGAAAAATGGTCTTCGTTAGGCTGGGAAACCTCCCTCTTAGGCTACCCCGTGACTGATGAGCTAGGGTGCCCTGATGGAGTGGGTCGCTTCAACCACTTCCAAGGCGGCTCAATCTACTGGACTCCAAATACTGGAGCCCAACTAATCTACGGTTCCATTCGAGAAAAATGGTCTTCGTTAGGCTGGGAAACCTCCTTCTTAGGTTACCCCGTGACTGATGAACTAGGCTGCCCTGATGGAGTGGGTCGCTTCAACCACTTCCAGGGTGGGTCAATCTATTGGACTCCAAATACTGGAGCCCATTTTGTTATAGGTCTCATTCGAGATGCTTGGGCATCCCAAGGGTGGGAAACGGGCAGCTTGGGTTATCCTCGCACTGATGAATTAGTGACGGAAGGCACAAATGGCCAAGGTAGACATAGCATCTTTGAGGGCGGAGAAGTTTACTGGACACCCGCAGGTGGAGCGAAAGTAAAACTCTATCAAACTAACGTAGAAATTTGGTTCTCAGGCTTCCGTTGCCTAGACGAATCCAACGAATGGTCAGGTAGTGATGAGCCTTATATGTTCTTAGGCGTTTCTACTTCTGGACAAGCGCAGACACCCCATGAAACTGGGGTGATTTCGGTAGATAAAGGTACTGTTATCCGCTCTGCAACGAGACTGTACTCCGGTGTCGCAGCGGACGTCATTTTGGCAGTGGTGATCCGCGAAAATGATGAAGGAGACCCACATGCTTTCTCTGGAACTTTCAGGTCAATTCTAGAGCTGGGTAATACTGCGCTTAAACTTAAGACGGGTGCTTCAGTCCCTAGCGATGTTGTTAAACTCATATCCAATAAACTGAGTGAGTTGGTTGGTGCAGGGGATGATGATGTAGGCAGACGTGCTGAATTGCTAACGAAGGATAATTTGATTCGGATGGCAAGGCAAGCTGAGAGTGGTGACCCCGTAGCTGATTTCACTTGGGACTTAGGTACTAATAGCGAGGGAATCTATCGCTTATACTTCTTTGTTCGGAAGGTTTAAGGGCATCAGTGCGATCGCATCTACAACGTATTAGAGCCTGTCCTTTAAGGAACATTCATTGGTGTTTAAGCATAGCTATAGGGTTGAGCGGACCCTGTAGCTATGCTTGCAAGACTTATATAGCAGGAGATCTAACGTTTAGCTGTTACGTTGCGGACTTTGATCAGCGGAGTTGAAACTAAGCCTATCTACATCAACTGTGGTCCTCAGTGTAAGCAGGCAATTAGGAGCTGTAGCAGATAGGGCACACCCATGAGAGGCAGAATTGCAAGTTCTGGTTAATCAGTTTTTTTAGGAAACTCGCATTTGACGGTGATTTCCATGCTACAGCCGCCTTTGGCATTGGCAATGTAGGGGATGCCTGCTTCACTGCTGATGTTCACGCCAAACTTAAGAGTAACTTCGCTGACTTCAGCGATCGCGACATTCTTAAAGGCATTGAGGGTGTAGGTGGTATATGCCCGAATGGTATGCTCGATAGCTTGAAAGGTTTGAGTTTGTTTTTTAGCAGGTGTCTCAAAGACAATGCCACCGCCACGCTTGATATCATTCTCAACCAGTGGGTTAGGAACAACTACGTCAGGTGTTGAACTGGAACGGTCGATCGCTTCGATGTAAATTGTTGTTCCGTCTTCAAGGGTAATTGGGGTGAGTTGTCCCATTTGTTTATATGAAGGCTGTTTTCTGGCTACAGTTTAGCTTTGATCTTTGCTGCTCTAAAGCGTGAGTTGCTGTACTTTACAATAGCTGGGTAACAATTTAGTAGAAAGGTTTCAATCGCGCAAGAAAAACTAATACTGGCGAATTCAATGGCATCCCTGATTTGATAAATTTGAGAAGTTCACTGCCAAGCCAGGACAGTAGAAGAGATTGAAGGCAGGCAACCGCATCTTTATGGTGTAGGAAATACAGCCTATACCTATTGCTTTTTCGCGCATGAGGTCGCATAAAGTCGAGTAATGATGGTCCTCGACAAGATAATTTCTTCAGGGAAGATTTAGCTGTTTTTCACTATAAAATTTTCTTCTTTTCTGTGGCTACCAAGGATTACCTATTATTGTAAAACCTGCCCAATAACGAGGGCTAGAAAAGTCTTCTTCCTTTATCATTGAGAGTTGTGCTTGCCTTAAGGCTTCTGCTTTAATAGGTGAATTTTTCAGGTTTCGATAAAACTCATCCATCAATATCATGGTTTCTTCATCAGAAACTCCATAAAGACTACCTAGAACAGATTTAACCCCTGCCTGAATCGCAGATCCAGCTAGACCGTATTCCTCCCCTAAGCCTGAAACACTAGAACTTAGAACTAATAACTCTACTGGAGGACTATACCAATCTACTTGCTCAAAGTTACTACTTTTTAATACTGAACCCCAGAGCTCAATAAATGGTTCTCTTGTCCTACCTGACAAACGTTCATATCCAACTCCGGCAATATGAACAATATGAAAATTTTGTTCCCGTGATTTAAGCTTGTCTAAAGTAGCCTCCTCATCTAAGAAAGATTTACCTTTCCAAAAGGTCATAATACTTATGATCTCGTTTTTTACATGTGGCATTGGATGAGATTCTAAGTTTGATTTAGATACCCCTATCGCAAGTACATTAGAATTCCTTATGTTTCTATGATGGCTATTTGTTAAAGTGAGTCCAGGCATTATTCCAAGACTATATTTCTCAATTAAATATCCTTGGCCATCATGAAGAGCAGCAAATGGTATGTTACGAAGGCTCTTATCCACTATGAGGACAAGATTAGT
Above is a genomic segment from Trichocoleus sp. FACHB-46 containing:
- a CDS encoding CU044_2847 family protein; the protein is MGQLTPITLEDGTTIYIEAIDRSSSTPDVVVPNPLVENDIKRGGGIVFETPAKKQTQTFQAIEHTIRAYTTYTLNAFKNVAIAEVSEVTLKFGVNISSEAGIPYIANAKGGCSMEITVKCEFPKKTD
- a CDS encoding transposase translates to KSVYRQRNQVERCFNRLKQNRRIATRYEKKAENYLAMMTLASIMMCL
- a CDS encoding LGFP repeat-containing protein — translated: MSIGGNSSFLGAPQTDELGCPDGVGRFNHFQGGSIYWTPATGAQLIYGDIREKWASMGWETSLLGYPVTDELGCPDGVGRFNHFQGGSIYWTPNTGAQLIYGSIREKWSSLGWETSLLGYPVTDELGCPDGVGRFNHFQGGSIYWTPNTGAQLIYGSIREKWSSLGWETSFLGYPVTDELGCPDGVGRFNHFQGGSIYWTPNTGAHFVIGLIRDAWASQGWETGSLGYPRTDELVTEGTNGQGRHSIFEGGEVYWTPAGGAKVKLYQTNVEIWFSGFRCLDESNEWSGSDEPYMFLGVSTSGQAQTPHETGVISVDKGTVIRSATRLYSGVAADVILAVVIRENDEGDPHAFSGTFRSILELGNTALKLKTGASVPSDVVKLISNKLSELVGAGDDDVGRRAELLTKDNLIRMARQAESGDPVADFTWDLGTNSEGIYRLYFFVRKV